In Salisediminibacterium beveridgei, one DNA window encodes the following:
- a CDS encoding acyl-CoA dehydrogenase, which produces MQFQLTDEQEMIRKMVRDFATNEVAPTAEERDEEERFDRNIFDQMAALGLTGIPWPEEYGGIGADYLSYVIAVEELSRVCASTGVTLSAHISLAGWPIYTFGNEDQKQKYLRGLSEGTMMGAYGLTEPGAGSDAAGMKTTAKRDGDDYILDGSKIYITNGGEADIYVVFAVTDPEKKHKGMTAFIVEKEMDGFTMGKKERKMGIRSSPTLEIIFDGVRVPKENRLGEEGEGFKIAMQTLDGGRNGIAAQAVGIAQGALDEAVAYAKERKQFGKPIAQQQGIGFKLADMATKVEASRLLTYQAAWLESEGKPYGKASAMSKLFAGDSAMEVTTEAVQVFGGYGYTKDYPVERFMRDAKITQIYEGTNEIQRLVISKMLMNE; this is translated from the coding sequence ATGCAATTTCAACTCACAGATGAACAGGAAATGATCCGCAAAATGGTCCGCGATTTCGCCACCAACGAAGTGGCACCCACGGCAGAAGAACGCGACGAAGAAGAACGCTTTGACCGGAACATTTTCGACCAGATGGCAGCCCTCGGTCTGACGGGCATTCCCTGGCCGGAAGAATACGGCGGAATCGGTGCCGATTACCTCAGCTACGTGATTGCCGTCGAAGAACTGTCCCGGGTTTGTGCATCGACAGGCGTGACCTTAAGTGCCCACATCTCGCTGGCCGGCTGGCCGATCTATACATTCGGTAACGAGGATCAAAAGCAGAAGTATCTCCGCGGCCTGTCCGAAGGGACGATGATGGGGGCATACGGACTCACCGAACCCGGTGCCGGAAGTGATGCGGCGGGCATGAAAACGACGGCCAAGCGTGATGGGGACGACTACATCCTCGACGGCTCGAAGATCTATATCACCAACGGCGGAGAGGCGGACATCTACGTGGTCTTTGCAGTGACGGACCCGGAGAAGAAGCATAAAGGGATGACGGCATTCATTGTCGAAAAAGAGATGGACGGTTTTACGATGGGGAAAAAAGAGCGAAAGATGGGGATCCGCTCATCCCCGACGCTCGAAATTATTTTTGACGGGGTCCGGGTCCCGAAAGAAAACCGGCTCGGGGAAGAAGGGGAAGGCTTCAAGATTGCCATGCAGACCCTTGACGGTGGCCGAAACGGCATCGCAGCTCAGGCAGTCGGGATCGCTCAAGGGGCACTCGATGAAGCCGTCGCCTACGCCAAAGAGCGAAAACAGTTCGGAAAGCCCATCGCCCAGCAGCAAGGCATCGGCTTTAAGCTGGCCGATATGGCCACGAAGGTGGAAGCATCGCGTCTTCTCACGTATCAGGCGGCGTGGCTTGAAAGTGAAGGGAAACCTTATGGCAAGGCGTCGGCCATGTCGAAGCTGTTTGCGGGCGACTCTGCCATGGAAGTCACCACGGAAGCGGTACAGGTCTTTGGCGGTTACGGCTATACGAAGGACTATCCGGTGGAGCGGTTTATGCGTGACGCGAAAATCACACAGATTTACGAGGGAACTAATGAGATTCAGCGGCTGGTGATTTCCAAAATGCTGATGAACGAATAA